TGAATTATTTGGAAAAGCAGTCATGCTGCTACACCGGAGACCTGGTCGAAGTCATCCCGTTGGCGCAATCGACCATCTCTCAGCACTTGAAAGAGCTGAAGAATGCTGGACTTATTCAAGGTGAGCTGAACCCTCCTCGGATCAAGTACTGTGTGAACAAGGAAAATTGGAAGAAGGCTAAGACACTGTTCAATGTCTTCTTCGATCAACATATGGAACCATGAGCAAACACGTGAAGATCCTTGGTACAGGATGCCCCAAATGCAAACAGACC
The nucleotide sequence above comes from Flavobacteriales bacterium. Encoded proteins:
- a CDS encoding winged helix-turn-helix transcriptional regulator, whose protein sequence is MKRTLEQQVHDEDAEQLAVFAKALGHPTRIAILNYLEKQSCCYTGDLVEVIPLAQSTISQHLKELKNAGLIQGELNPPRIKYCVNKENWKKAKTLFNVFFDQHMEP